The Leifsonia xyli genomic sequence GCGCGCGGTGGAGACGATGCTCGCCCGCCTGTACACGGCGCTGGGAGTGGATGCGGACGAGCAGGCGAACCCGCGCGTCACGGCGGCGCGGATGTGGCAGCAGGGACGCGTGCGGATCCGCTAGCGCGTCAGCCTCCCGCGAGCATCCGCAGGAATCGGCGCAGGGCACTGTCCGATCGCGCGTGCGACGCCTCGGCGACGTCCTCCTCCGGGTTGTCGGCGTAGCCGGTGTAGCCGCAGGACTGGCACACCAGGAGGTCGGCGTGCACGGCCAGGCCCGCGCCGAAATAGGGGTTGCGCACCAGGCGCGCAGCACCACGGCACTGCGGGCAGCAGGCCTCGCGCATGGCGCCCCTTCCGACACTCCATCATGCGCCCGGGTTAGCCGGATCGCCGTGTCCCCTGTTCGCGGCGCGAACGCGCTGGGCCGCTGTCTGTCCCCCTTCCGGGGGCGAGGCGATGACGGTCGGGTGAACTCCGGGTGAAGGCCGATCCGCGGGCTCCGGCGCGCTCCTAGGATCGCTCACGCCGGGCGTCGCCCGGACCACGAATCCCCCTCTGGAGGCATCCGCCGATGTCGACTCGCGCCCGGCTGACCGCGTTCTTCGCGGCTCTTGCCGCGCTCGTCGTGGTGGCGTCGGTTCTCGCGATCGTGCTGAGGCCCGTCGCGAGCGGGGCGGCTGCGCCCACAGCGTTCGAGATCAGCGCCGGGCTCGACGACTGCGGCGCGGGATGGGGAGCGGCCGACTCCGTCCCCGGCGGCGATCAGACCTTCACGGTGACGAACACGACGGTCGGCGGCATCGAGGTCTACCTGCAGTCGGTCGACAGCAAGCGGGTGTACCTCGATCTCGAGAGCCTCGGGGCCGGCGCTCATGCGACCGTTCGGGCCTCGCTGGGCGCGGGCCGCTACCGGTTCGTGTGCCTGCCCGCCGACGCCGATCCGGCCCGGGGGCCGACCGTGGTCGTCGGGAAAGCTCCACCGGGTTCCCCGCTGACCCCGGGCATCGTCCCGGTCACCCGCAACGACCTCATCCCGGTCGCGAAGGCCTATACCGCCTGGGTCGCCGGCCGGATACCTGCGCTCCAGCGCGAGGTCGCCGCGGTGGCGGCCGACGCCGAGGAGGGCGACTTACCGGCCGCGAAACGCGACTGGCTGACCGCGCACACCACCTATGAGACCCTCGGCGGCGCCTATGACGCCTTCGGCGACCTGGGCGACCAGCTGGACGGACTCCCGCGGCACGGACTGACGGGCTTCCACCTGGTCGAGTCGCAGCTCTGGCACGGCGCACCCGCCGCCGAGGTCGCCGCCTCAGCGCAGACCCTGGTCGCGCTGACCGGCAGGCTGCAGGCGCAGTTCGCGGACGCGCAGCTCGACCCGGGCGAGGTCGCCCTGCGGGCGCACGAGATCGTCGAGGACGCGATCCAGGACGGGCTCACCGGTGCGACCGACGCGGGCTCCGGCACCGAGCTCGCCGGCATCGACGCGAACCTCACCGGCGCGGCGGCGGCGCTCGCCCCGCTCCACGACGTGCTCGCCGACCGCTACGACGGGCTGGCCGAGACCCAGCAGGCGCTCAGGCAGGCGCAGACGCTGGTCGAGTCGTTCCGGGCGGCGGACGGCTCGTGGACGCCGCTCTCGGCCCTTGACCGCCCCGCACGGGAGCGCGTGGATGCGGCCCTCAGCCGCACGGCCGAACTCCTCGCACCCGTCGCCGCCATCTGCGACCCCCGGAGGGACTCATGACCCCCATCGACCGCCGCGGCTTCCTGCAGGCGTCTGCCGCGACCGCGGTGGCCGCCGGCGCGGGGATCGCCGCAGCCCCCGTCCGCCCGGCCGCCGCCGCGCATCCCGCCGCCCTCCCGTTCCACGGAGCGCACCAGCAGGGCATCCTCACACCCGCACAGCGCGCCGCGAGCTTCGTCGCCCTGGATGTGACCGCCGGCTCCCGCGCCGAACTCGCCGACCTGCTCAAGACGATCACCGAACGCGTCCGCTTCCTCACCACCGGCGGGACGCCTCCCGACCCCGGGCTCGCCGGCCCGCCGCGCGATTCCGGCGTCCTCGGGCCGACGGTCGTGCCGGACGGCCTCAGCGTCACCGTATCCGCCGGCGCCTCCCTCTTCGACGACCGGTTCGGGCTCGCCGGCGCCAAACCGGCCCGGCTGCGGACCATGGACGCGTTCCCTGACGACGCGCTGCGCCGCGACGTCTGCGACGGCGACCTGCTGCTGCAGGTCTGCGCAGCCGACCGGGATGCGGTCACCCACGCCGTCCGTGAGATCGCCCGCGCGACCCGCGGTGCGATGCAGGTGCGCTGGCGGCAGGACGGCTTCGTCTCGCCGCCGCGACCCAGCG encodes the following:
- a CDS encoding peroxidase, which translates into the protein MTPIDRRGFLQASAATAVAAGAGIAAAPVRPAAAAHPAALPFHGAHQQGILTPAQRAASFVALDVTAGSRAELADLLKTITERVRFLTTGGTPPDPGLAGPPRDSGVLGPTVVPDGLSVTVSAGASLFDDRFGLAGAKPARLRTMDAFPDDALRRDVCDGDLLLQVCAADRDAVTHAVREIARATRGAMQVRWRQDGFVSPPRPSGTPRNLMGFKDGTSNPDTSDASLMSRLVWAKGGGGEPAWVAGGSYHVVRVIRMLVEFWDRVNLHEQENMIGRRRDTGAPLTASAEFDDPHFENDPTGDVIQLDAHIRLANPRTGDTADQRMLRRAYNYDGGLDANGNLDMGLIFVAFNQDLDRQFVTVQKRLTGEPLTDYIQPFGGGYFFALPGARDSSDWLGRTMLA